Proteins from a genomic interval of Desulfofustis limnaeus:
- a CDS encoding pyridoxal phosphate-dependent aminotransferase, whose amino-acid sequence MSTFKVAQRMERIVPFYVMDLLARAKKLEAAGRSIIHMEVGEPDFTAPRAVIDAAQAALAEGKTGYTPATGIPELRQAIAGHYRDRFGLPLEPRRIVVTPGSSGALQLLMGVLINPGQQVLMTDPGYPCNKNFVEFVSGEPVSLPVGPDTDYQLTAEMVAKAWTERTRAVLVASPANPTGTLLSRQELEQIYRAVRSRGGVLIVDEIYQGLIYDQEPFSALEVADDIFVINSFSKYFGMTGWRLGWLVAPADCIDSIDCLAQNIFLSCSAPAQYAALQAFSPECLAIFEQRRQIFRQRRDFLLPALQQIGFSVAVAPQGAFYLYADCSALTDDSFRLAYDLLDTQGVAVTPGKDFGCNRSAHHIRFAYTTDVDRMSEGVERIRRYFS is encoded by the coding sequence ATGTCGACCTTCAAAGTTGCTCAGCGTATGGAGCGGATCGTGCCGTTTTACGTGATGGATCTGCTGGCTCGGGCAAAAAAGCTGGAAGCGGCTGGCCGTTCGATCATCCATATGGAGGTCGGCGAGCCGGATTTCACGGCGCCCCGGGCGGTCATAGATGCTGCACAGGCGGCTCTTGCCGAAGGAAAGACCGGCTATACGCCGGCCACCGGTATCCCGGAATTACGCCAGGCCATTGCCGGCCACTACCGAGACCGTTTCGGCCTACCGCTCGAGCCGCGGCGAATTGTCGTTACACCCGGGTCTTCCGGGGCTTTGCAGTTGTTGATGGGGGTCCTGATCAATCCCGGTCAGCAGGTGTTGATGACCGATCCCGGCTACCCCTGCAACAAGAATTTCGTCGAATTTGTCAGCGGCGAGCCGGTTTCGTTGCCGGTGGGGCCGGATACCGATTACCAGCTCACCGCAGAAATGGTTGCGAAGGCCTGGACGGAACGGACGCGGGCGGTGCTGGTCGCGTCTCCGGCCAATCCCACCGGAACCCTGCTGTCGCGCCAGGAGCTTGAACAGATCTATCGGGCGGTACGCAGCCGTGGCGGGGTGTTGATCGTCGATGAGATCTACCAGGGACTCATTTACGATCAGGAGCCTTTCAGTGCCCTGGAGGTGGCTGACGATATATTCGTCATCAACAGTTTCTCCAAATATTTCGGAATGACCGGTTGGCGCCTCGGGTGGTTGGTGGCGCCGGCGGACTGTATCGACAGTATCGATTGTCTGGCGCAGAATATCTTTCTCTCCTGCTCGGCGCCGGCACAATACGCGGCGCTGCAGGCGTTCTCCCCGGAATGCCTGGCGATCTTCGAGCAGCGTCGGCAGATCTTCCGTCAGCGGCGGGATTTTCTGCTGCCGGCTCTGCAACAGATCGGCTTCTCGGTGGCGGTGGCACCCCAAGGGGCGTTTTATCTCTATGCCGACTGCTCCGCCTTGACCGACGACAGTTTTCGTTTGGCCTATGATCTGCTGGATACCCAGGGGGTTGCCGTTACTCCCGGAAAAGACTTTGGTTGTAACCGTTCTGCCCACCATATCCGTTTTGCCTATACCACCGATGTGGATCGGATGAGCGAAGGAGTGGAACGCATCCGGCGCTATTTCAGCTGA